Proteins from a genomic interval of Pseudodesulfovibrio nedwellii:
- the ribD gene encoding bifunctional diaminohydroxyphosphoribosylaminopyrimidine deaminase/5-amino-6-(5-phosphoribosylamino)uracil reductase RibD: MCSWKANSSRDEQFMAEAIDLAYQGRGTTAPNPCVGAVLVDGDQIVARGWHTRYGQLHAERECLAHASKKGVDPTGLTMFVTLEPCNHHGKTPPCTEAIIEAGITKVVIGTRDPNPVAAGGVEKLQSHGIEIVVGVLEQQCKDLIADFLLWQDSHSPFNIIKMAATLDGKIASSAKKPEPVSSPESFARVHDLRGMVGAVVVGGTTFYADNPSLNCRMEQLPPDFIQPFGVVVTSRLPEDPAAHTLLRKRPERTIFMTTEIAAHSEAADRLRSRGTSVWPLPGHPGGLTLSCGFERLRYEKGCHYTLCEGGGRFSMALIQQGLADEIVHFVTPRILGDNTAPAAYSGRKSISMADSVDFRIIKTKTTGSDIMLTLRTK; the protein is encoded by the coding sequence ATGTGTTCATGGAAGGCGAATTCATCTAGAGACGAACAATTTATGGCCGAGGCCATAGACCTGGCCTATCAAGGGCGCGGCACCACTGCGCCCAATCCCTGCGTCGGAGCGGTCCTCGTGGATGGCGACCAAATCGTCGCCCGAGGGTGGCATACTCGATACGGCCAACTTCATGCGGAACGGGAATGTCTGGCCCATGCCAGTAAAAAAGGCGTCGATCCAACAGGGCTGACCATGTTCGTCACCCTTGAACCGTGTAACCACCACGGTAAAACGCCTCCCTGCACCGAAGCCATCATTGAAGCAGGCATCACCAAAGTCGTTATCGGCACTCGTGACCCCAACCCCGTTGCCGCTGGCGGCGTGGAAAAACTACAAAGCCACGGTATCGAAATCGTGGTGGGCGTCCTTGAGCAGCAATGCAAAGACCTCATTGCCGACTTTTTGCTCTGGCAGGACTCGCATTCCCCATTCAACATCATTAAAATGGCTGCGACGCTGGACGGGAAAATCGCATCCAGCGCAAAAAAACCTGAACCGGTTTCCAGCCCGGAGTCTTTTGCTCGTGTCCACGATCTGCGTGGCATGGTCGGAGCCGTTGTCGTCGGCGGCACCACTTTCTACGCCGACAACCCAAGCCTGAACTGTCGCATGGAACAGCTGCCACCAGACTTTATCCAACCTTTTGGCGTGGTCGTCACATCACGGCTCCCAGAAGATCCGGCGGCACACACCCTGCTTAGAAAACGCCCGGAACGAACTATTTTCATGACCACTGAAATAGCGGCTCACAGTGAAGCCGCTGACCGTTTGCGAAGCCGAGGCACCTCGGTCTGGCCTTTGCCGGGACATCCCGGTGGCCTGACTCTCTCCTGTGGGTTCGAACGACTCCGCTATGAAAAAGGATGTCATTACACCTTGTGCGAAGGTGGCGGAAGATTCTCCATGGCCCTCATCCAGCAGGGATTGGCCGACGAAATCGTCCACTTCGTGACCCCTCGCATACTCGGCGACAATACCGCTCCAGCGGCTTACTCTGGCCGCAAATCCATCTCCATGGCTGATTCCGTAGACTTCCGCATCATCAAAACGAAAACTACTGGATCAGATATCATGTTGACTTTACGAACAAAATAA
- a CDS encoding substrate-binding periplasmic protein — protein sequence MLNRLRHVIVFIILVCLQVVTSHAQSTPDPATRLTYLTEEFKPYNYTENNSQTGLAVDLLKKAWMEINVTPPPLHFLPWTRAYEMLESEKNIVLFSMLRTPERENLFKWAGPIALSTTFFYAKADSPINIQSFTDAQGLSVGIVKGYASEGLLAKKSHIVRIKSLKSVQACINMLISSRVDLISLEARTFNKAIRERGLDPDNFKTVWKVSEMRSYYAFSKDVPDTLVDRFQKAIDRVRSSSAYEDLVRRYLH from the coding sequence ATGCTCAACAGACTTCGACATGTGATTGTATTCATCATCCTCGTTTGCCTACAGGTGGTCACGAGCCATGCGCAGTCAACACCTGATCCGGCAACTCGCCTCACATACCTGACTGAAGAATTCAAACCATATAACTATACAGAAAATAATAGTCAGACAGGATTGGCCGTCGACCTCCTGAAAAAAGCGTGGATGGAAATAAACGTCACCCCGCCGCCTCTTCATTTCCTTCCTTGGACTCGAGCCTACGAAATGCTTGAATCCGAAAAAAACATTGTCCTATTTTCCATGCTCAGAACACCAGAACGAGAAAATCTCTTCAAATGGGCCGGACCGATCGCTCTCTCCACAACTTTTTTTTATGCTAAAGCAGACTCTCCTATCAACATACAGTCTTTCACAGACGCTCAAGGACTGTCTGTTGGCATTGTCAAAGGCTATGCTTCGGAAGGGTTACTCGCGAAAAAAAGTCACATAGTTCGCATCAAATCTCTTAAATCCGTTCAGGCCTGCATTAATATGCTTATATCATCAAGAGTCGATCTCATTTCGTTGGAAGCGCGGACTTTCAACAAAGCTATTCGTGAGAGAGGTCTCGACCCAGACAACTTCAAAACCGTGTGGAAAGTTTCTGAAATGCGATCCTATTACGCCTTCAGCAAAGACGTTCCCGACACGCTGGTTGATCGTTTTCAAAAAGCCATTGACCGGGTCCGCAGTTCCTCTGCCTATGAGGACCTTGTCCGTCGTTATCTTCATTGA
- a CDS encoding TetR/AcrR family transcriptional regulator, translated as MTEQNTIRVPQQTRSIEKKKRLMDAAMAEFGAKGFHGTNAKGIAKGAGVSVGTFYAYFTDKKAILFEIINQHLIEIDQSIFKTLTRKMDEGATGREVIGHIVKLGHEAHHHSPELLRVMLSMQYIDEDFKEYAATEFNGTTTKLSKFLKTMSDRLRITDMEAAAQVVANAFEETMHSVATGQPHVEQDRLYNALIDMTSIYLFKDPDAPLSHPSQDN; from the coding sequence ATGACCGAACAAAACACTATCAGGGTTCCTCAGCAGACCCGAAGTATCGAAAAAAAGAAACGGCTTATGGATGCGGCCATGGCAGAATTCGGCGCAAAGGGGTTCCATGGCACAAATGCCAAGGGAATTGCCAAAGGGGCAGGTGTTTCTGTTGGAACTTTTTACGCCTATTTCACTGATAAAAAAGCAATTCTGTTTGAAATAATCAACCAGCATCTGATCGAAATCGACCAGTCCATATTCAAGACGCTCACCCGCAAGATGGATGAGGGGGCTACGGGCAGAGAAGTGATCGGCCACATTGTCAAACTAGGACATGAAGCACACCATCATTCCCCGGAACTTTTACGGGTCATGCTTTCCATGCAATACATTGACGAAGATTTTAAAGAATATGCTGCAACAGAATTCAATGGCACAACCACAAAGCTGAGTAAATTTCTCAAAACCATGAGCGACCGTCTCCGTATCACCGACATGGAGGCGGCAGCTCAAGTAGTCGCCAACGCGTTTGAAGAAACCATGCACTCGGTGGCGACTGGTCAACCTCATGTTGAACAAGACCGCTTATATAATGCTCTGATCGACATGACTTCCATATATCTTTTCAAAGATCCGGATGCACCGCTTTCCCACCCTTCACAAGATAACTAA
- a CDS encoding riboflavin synthase yields the protein MFTGLVMGMGRIEVAENRSAETRFRIKALFDLNDIELGESIAVNGVCLTVETFGDGWFTCYASKETTSVTSLGTLRMGSSVNLERAMAMGDRFGGHIVSGHVDCMAEVAEIRPSGESKIYRLTFDAAHGKYVIPKGSITLDGISLTVNDCAPTWLEMNIIPETQKVTTIGDWSPGTTVNMETDIIGKYVERMVTPWVGDKGAGDTKPDITMDYLREHGF from the coding sequence ATGTTCACAGGATTGGTCATGGGTATGGGCCGTATCGAAGTCGCCGAAAATCGGAGCGCTGAAACGCGATTCCGCATCAAGGCATTATTCGATCTCAACGACATCGAACTGGGGGAATCCATTGCGGTCAACGGCGTCTGCCTGACCGTGGAGACTTTCGGCGATGGCTGGTTCACCTGTTACGCCTCAAAAGAAACCACCTCTGTCACCAGCCTTGGTACATTGCGAATGGGTTCCTCCGTCAATCTGGAACGCGCCATGGCCATGGGTGACCGTTTTGGCGGGCATATCGTATCCGGTCATGTGGACTGCATGGCCGAAGTAGCCGAGATTCGTCCTTCCGGTGAATCAAAGATCTACCGCCTCACCTTTGATGCCGCACACGGCAAATACGTCATCCCCAAAGGCTCCATTACATTGGATGGAATCAGTCTCACCGTCAACGACTGCGCTCCTACGTGGCTTGAGATGAACATCATTCCCGAAACCCAAAAGGTGACAACCATCGGAGATTGGTCTCCTGGCACGACGGTTAACATGGAAACCGACATCATCGGCAAGTACGTGGAGCGCATGGTGACTCCATGGGTCGGAGACAAAGGGGCTGGCGACACCAAGCCGGACATCACCATGGATTATCTTCGGGAACACGGATTTTGA
- a CDS encoding DUF5684 domain-containing protein codes for MMTLINIAIIVAVCIGMWKTFEKAGEYGWACLIPFYNLWVLNRMGGKEWYWFIGYFIPVVNIILMILLSIALAKKFGQPGVFAAGLFLLPFIFYPILGFGESKYQK; via the coding sequence ATGATGACTTTGATCAACATCGCAATTATTGTCGCCGTTTGTATCGGTATGTGGAAGACTTTTGAAAAAGCGGGAGAATACGGCTGGGCCTGCCTCATTCCCTTCTATAACCTGTGGGTTCTCAATCGCATGGGTGGCAAGGAATGGTACTGGTTCATCGGCTACTTCATTCCGGTGGTAAACATCATCTTGATGATTCTGCTTTCCATTGCGCTGGCCAAAAAATTCGGACAGCCCGGTGTCTTTGCAGCTGGCCTTTTCCTACTTCCTTTCATCTTCTATCCCATTCTCGGCTTCGGCGAATCCAAATATCAGAAATAA
- a CDS encoding deoxycytidylate deaminase gives MSNRLPWPEYFMRIAHLVAQRSTCTRRAVGAIAVRDKRILATGYNGVPTNIAHCEEVGCLRDKLNIPSGERHELCRGLHAEQNVIIQAATHQLDLKGCDIYCTTKPCILCTKMLINCEVENIYFSENYPDELSEEMLAEAGVNYVFMEGEFI, from the coding sequence ATGTCGAACAGATTACCTTGGCCTGAATACTTCATGCGCATTGCCCATTTGGTGGCCCAGCGCTCCACCTGCACCCGCCGCGCCGTGGGTGCCATAGCCGTACGCGACAAGCGTATCCTCGCAACCGGTTACAACGGTGTGCCCACCAACATCGCCCATTGTGAAGAGGTCGGATGTCTTCGCGACAAGCTCAACATTCCATCTGGAGAACGCCATGAGCTGTGCCGGGGGCTCCACGCCGAACAAAATGTCATCATCCAGGCAGCCACGCACCAGTTGGACCTCAAGGGATGCGACATCTACTGCACCACCAAGCCGTGTATCCTTTGCACCAAGATGCTCATCAACTGCGAAGTAGAAAATATATACTTTTCCGAAAACTACCCTGACGAGTTATCCGAAGAAATGCTCGCCGAGGCTGGAGTGAACTATGTGTTCATGGAAGGCGAATTCATCTAG
- a CDS encoding cysteine hydrolase family protein — MADQTVLVVIDVQNIMFETPDEIPFEGDRVLKTIESLIASARERNIPVHYIQHTTEEAGSEFEKDSHNWLFKPEIAPQNGDLVSFKSSYDAFWDTDFDANLKKLGAKKLVFCGLQTECCVDTTIRSALVHGYDNVLIGDAHTSYDNGVLTGEQIVGHHNQTLNRRFCQVVMARDFCFDE, encoded by the coding sequence ATGGCCGACCAGACCGTTCTCGTTGTCATAGATGTTCAGAACATCATGTTTGAAACCCCAGACGAAATTCCCTTTGAAGGCGACCGCGTTCTCAAAACCATTGAAAGCCTTATTGCTTCGGCGCGAGAAAGGAATATTCCGGTACATTACATTCAGCACACCACCGAAGAAGCAGGGTCTGAATTTGAAAAGGACTCCCACAACTGGTTGTTCAAGCCTGAAATTGCTCCGCAGAATGGCGACCTCGTTTCCTTTAAATCTTCTTACGACGCATTCTGGGATACTGATTTTGATGCCAACCTCAAAAAGCTCGGAGCCAAAAAACTTGTCTTCTGTGGGCTTCAGACTGAATGTTGTGTGGATACCACTATTCGAAGTGCGTTGGTCCATGGATATGATAATGTTTTGATTGGTGATGCGCATACTTCATACGACAATGGGGTGCTCACGGGGGAGCAAATTGTGGGTCATCATAATCAGACCTTGAACAGGCGATTTTGTCAGGTTGTTATGGCGAGGGATTTTTGCTTCGATGAATAA
- the leuS gene encoding leucine--tRNA ligase produces MALGKYNPEAIEKKWQDIWKESGCFEVETDPGKPKYYVLEMFPYPSGKIHMGHVRNYSIGDVVARFKSMQGFNVLHPMGWDAFGLPAENAAIKNETHPAKWTYQNIDEMREQLQRLGYSYDWRRELATCRPEYYKWEQKFFLKFLEKGLAYRKDSPQNWCPTCNTVLANEQVEEGLCWRCESEVEQKDMEQWFLRITDYADELLKDLEGLEGGWPERVLTMQRNWIGKSYGAELTFQIKDMVETIDVFTTRPDTLYGATFMSVAAEHPLVEALIADADNKAEVEAFVNNIRNMDRIKRGADDLEKEGIFTGKYCVNPVTGKDIPIFVANFVLMGYGTGAVMAVPAHDQRDFEFATKYELPMQAVINPSEMHDKGEVLNAADLDTAYTDPGFLINSGEFDGMANESAKKAVVEHLDESGKGKMAVNYRLRDWNVSRQRFWGAPIPVIYCEECGVVPVPEDQLPILLPENAQVRKDGKSPLPTMEEFVNCECPKCGKAARRETDTFDTFFESSWYYMRYCDPRNDEEALGAEHLDYWMNVDQYIGGIEHAILHLLYSRFFTKALRDTGFVSASEPFSNLLTQGMVLKDGGKMSKSKGNVVDPNSMINQYGADATRLFILFASPPVKELEWSDQGIEGAFRFLSRLWRLVEEMEGVLEPVLPTAANDPQSEAAKKLRFKEHDTIRRATRDIENEFQFNTVIAAVMELVNEMYHVKDELKESDPKAMSSAIATAVTLLSPVTPHICEELWHSMGHETGMTSQSWPTFDEKALVKDEVTMVVQVNGKMRGKFQAPNNAPKENAEKIALEMENVVKFIEGKTVRKVIVIPNKLVNIVAN; encoded by the coding sequence GTTTCAAGTCCATGCAGGGCTTTAACGTGTTGCACCCCATGGGGTGGGATGCGTTTGGTTTGCCCGCCGAGAATGCGGCCATCAAGAATGAGACCCATCCGGCCAAGTGGACATATCAGAACATCGACGAGATGCGTGAGCAATTGCAGCGTCTCGGATATTCCTATGACTGGCGTCGTGAACTCGCGACCTGTCGTCCTGAATATTACAAGTGGGAACAAAAGTTTTTCCTCAAGTTCTTGGAAAAGGGCCTTGCCTACCGCAAGGATTCTCCCCAGAACTGGTGTCCTACCTGTAACACCGTGCTCGCTAACGAGCAGGTGGAAGAAGGATTGTGTTGGCGTTGTGAATCCGAAGTCGAGCAAAAGGACATGGAACAGTGGTTCTTGCGCATCACCGACTACGCCGACGAGTTGTTGAAAGACCTTGAAGGTCTTGAAGGCGGCTGGCCGGAGCGCGTGTTGACCATGCAGCGCAACTGGATTGGCAAGTCCTACGGTGCTGAGTTGACCTTTCAGATCAAGGATATGGTAGAGACCATCGATGTCTTCACTACCCGCCCTGACACCCTCTATGGTGCGACCTTCATGTCCGTGGCAGCAGAGCATCCGTTAGTGGAAGCACTCATCGCTGATGCCGACAATAAGGCTGAAGTCGAGGCGTTCGTTAACAATATTCGGAATATGGACCGCATCAAACGCGGTGCTGACGATCTGGAAAAAGAAGGTATTTTCACAGGCAAGTACTGCGTGAACCCGGTCACAGGCAAGGATATCCCCATCTTTGTGGCCAACTTCGTGCTCATGGGCTATGGGACCGGCGCAGTTATGGCCGTTCCTGCTCACGATCAGCGCGATTTCGAGTTCGCCACCAAATACGAGTTGCCCATGCAGGCGGTTATCAACCCGTCGGAAATGCATGACAAGGGTGAAGTGTTGAACGCTGCCGATCTGGACACCGCCTACACTGACCCCGGATTCCTGATTAACTCCGGTGAGTTCGATGGTATGGCTAATGAGTCTGCCAAGAAGGCCGTGGTTGAGCATCTGGACGAGTCCGGCAAGGGAAAGATGGCGGTCAATTACCGTCTGCGTGACTGGAACGTTTCCCGTCAGCGTTTCTGGGGTGCTCCCATCCCGGTTATCTACTGCGAAGAATGCGGTGTGGTGCCGGTCCCCGAGGATCAGCTTCCTATACTGCTGCCGGAAAACGCACAGGTTCGCAAGGACGGCAAGTCTCCGCTGCCCACCATGGAAGAATTCGTGAATTGCGAATGTCCTAAGTGTGGCAAGGCTGCCCGTCGCGAGACCGATACTTTTGATACATTCTTTGAATCTTCCTGGTACTACATGCGCTATTGTGACCCGCGCAATGACGAGGAAGCGCTGGGCGCTGAACATCTGGATTACTGGATGAACGTGGATCAGTATATAGGTGGTATTGAGCATGCTATTCTGCATCTGCTCTATTCCCGTTTCTTTACAAAGGCTCTGCGTGATACCGGGTTTGTCTCGGCAAGCGAGCCTTTTTCCAACCTGTTGACGCAGGGCATGGTGCTTAAGGACGGCGGCAAGATGTCCAAGTCCAAGGGCAACGTGGTTGACCCTAATTCCATGATCAACCAGTACGGCGCAGATGCAACTCGTTTGTTCATTCTGTTCGCTTCACCGCCGGTCAAGGAACTTGAGTGGTCTGACCAAGGTATCGAAGGTGCATTCCGTTTCCTGAGCCGCCTCTGGCGCTTAGTGGAAGAGATGGAAGGTGTGCTGGAGCCGGTTCTTCCTACGGCTGCTAATGATCCGCAGTCCGAAGCCGCCAAGAAACTTCGGTTCAAGGAACACGACACCATTCGTCGCGCTACGCGGGACATCGAAAATGAATTCCAATTCAATACGGTCATTGCGGCTGTCATGGAATTGGTCAATGAGATGTACCACGTCAAGGATGAACTCAAAGAGTCCGATCCTAAGGCCATGTCTTCGGCTATTGCAACAGCTGTGACCCTGTTGTCCCCGGTGACTCCTCATATCTGTGAGGAATTGTGGCATTCCATGGGGCATGAGACTGGCATGACTTCTCAGTCCTGGCCGACTTTTGATGAGAAGGCTCTGGTCAAGGATGAAGTGACCATGGTTGTTCAGGTCAACGGCAAGATGCGTGGCAAGTTCCAGGCACCTAACAATGCCCCCAAGGAAAACGCGGAAAAGATCGCTCTCGAAATGGAGAATGTGGTCAAATTTATCGAAGGTAAAACCGTTCGTAAGGTGATCGTTATTCCTAATAAATTGGTAAATATTGTAGCCAATTAG
- a CDS encoding SAM-dependent methyltransferase, with amino-acid sequence MNYAYREQGNHVMSWRTQWTLDNPIRGLVQPPKKMFGHMVTPGMTVIDTGCGVGFFTMALARMVGETGKVIAVDLQAEALAKLEEKVERAGLHRRVETWKCDANDIGVLPKADFVLSAYMAHEVPDIDIYFHRMAQCIKRNGRMLFVEPKFHVSPNNYREEVAAAIKAGFELDSLPSIFFSHAVVLRKG; translated from the coding sequence ATGAACTACGCATATAGAGAACAAGGCAACCACGTCATGTCATGGCGCACTCAATGGACCTTGGACAATCCAATACGGGGGCTCGTCCAGCCACCCAAAAAAATGTTCGGCCATATGGTTACCCCGGGCATGACGGTTATTGACACAGGATGCGGGGTCGGCTTTTTCACCATGGCGTTAGCACGCATGGTAGGAGAAACTGGCAAGGTCATTGCTGTGGACCTTCAGGCTGAAGCATTAGCCAAGCTGGAGGAAAAGGTAGAACGAGCAGGCTTACACAGACGAGTGGAAACGTGGAAATGCGATGCAAATGACATCGGAGTGCTCCCAAAAGCGGACTTCGTTCTTTCTGCATACATGGCGCACGAAGTTCCTGATATCGACATCTACTTTCACCGCATGGCGCAATGCATCAAACGCAATGGGCGCATGCTTTTTGTCGAACCGAAGTTTCACGTCTCTCCCAACAACTATCGCGAAGAAGTTGCTGCTGCCATCAAGGCGGGGTTTGAGCTGGATAGCTTGCCTTCCATATTCTTCAGTCACGCCGTCGTCCTCAGAAAGGGTTGA